In Daphnia magna isolate NIES linkage group LG7, ASM2063170v1.1, whole genome shotgun sequence, a single genomic region encodes these proteins:
- the LOC116926314 gene encoding cytochrome P450 4c3 gives MFITSAINDWSPFLLCTALAILLAVWYWSRSQFVRLINAIPGPKCLPFLGNLLDLNAGYDELFKKFTFDWIQKYGGMFRIWLTFYYPYVIIGSPELLQPILSCQIIGPVPKECDPIKEHIGDSIGVLAGEEWKQRRRMLTPAFHFQILNSFVDIFNEKSVECARTLDGAIETHKDIEFDIMPIMTRFTLDILCDTSMGRKPRTDEKKELYLENMEAIHRIHMERFLKPWLQIKWIFKLSRLSRLNTFHIAASRAFYDQVIEDRRQLLKEEKEKHSNQPVANDGVNNSIYQENNVDSSRKRPALLDTLLKASEENPNFTDVQIRDEVSLFMIGGHETTAFTLAMFFYLMAKHPGHQQLVVDELAEVFGDSDRPCTSNDFAQLKYLDCCIKETLRLYPGIPLMLRSIPEDIQAGGFTLPKGLTVILNFYATHRNPAVFPDPESFKPERFLPENSIGRHPYAFVPFSAGPRNCIGQKYAMYELRVVIANFLRWFRFSVSDPSAPLEVPTIAIMLKPKNGVRVIVSRRSNLP, from the exons ATGTTCATCACTTCTGCAATTAATGACTGGAGTCCATTTTTATTATGTACGGCCTTGGCCATTTTGTTGGCTGTCTGGTATTGGAGTCGATCGCAGTTCGTACGGCTCATCAATGCAATTCCAGGACCTAAATGTCTTCCATTTTTGGGCAACCTTCTCGATTTGAATGCTGGTTACGACG AGCTTTTCAAGAAATTTACCTTTGACTGGATTCAAAAGTATGGCGGTATGTTTCGCATTTGGTTAACATTTTACTATCCGTATGTTATTATTGGGTCACCGGAGCTGTTACAG CCCATTTTGTCATGCCAAATCATTGGTCCAGTACCCAAAGAGTGTGACCCGATCAAAGAACATATTGGCGACAGCATCGGTGTACTGGCAG GAGAAGAGTGGAAGCAGCGCCGCCGGATGCTCACGCCAgcgtttcattttcaaatccTGAACAGTTTTGTCGACATCTTCAACGAGAAAAGTGTCGAATGCGCCCGCACTTTGGATGGGGCTATCGAAACGCATAAGGACATCGAGTTCGATATTATGCCCATAATGACACGATTCACTCTGGATATCCTCTGTG ATACGTCCATGGGACGAAAGCCTAGAACTGACGAGAAAAAGGAACTATATCTTGAAAACATGGAAGC AATTCACCGAATCCATATGGAACGTTTTCTGAAACCTTGGCTTCAAATCAAATGGATTTTCAAACTGAGCCGTCTCAGCCGTTTAAACACATTTCACATTGCTGCTTCCCGTGCATTCTACGATCAG GTAATCGAAGACCGGCGTCAATTgctcaaagaagaaaaagagaaacattcCAATCAGCCGGTGGCTAATGATGGTGTCAACAATAGCATTTACCAAGAAAACAACGTGGATTCATCAA GAAAGAGGCCGGCTTTGTTAGATACTCTGTTAAAGGCTTCGGAAGAAAATCCAAACTTCACTGACGTGCAAATCCGGGATGAAGTTAGCCTCTTCATGATTGGG GGTCATGAGACAACAGCTTTCACTCTTGCAATGTTCTTTTACCTGATGGCGAAGCATCCCGGACATCAG CAATTAGTAGTTGACGAGTTGGCTGAGGTGTTTGGTGATTCTGATCGCCCTTGCACGTCAAACGATTTCGCGCAGCTCAAATACTTGGACTGCTGCATTAAAGAGACTTTGAGGTTGTACCCTGGCATCCCCCTAATGCTTCGATCCATTCCGGAAGACATCCAAGCAG GTGGTTTCACGCTGCCCAAGGGCTTGACCGTTATACTCAACTTCTATGCAACGCATCGCAATCCCGCGGTTTTCCCTGATCCTGAATCTTTCAAGCCGGAACGATTTCTTCCGGAGAATAGCATAGGGCGTCATCCGTATGCCTTTGTTCCATTTAGCGCTGGTCCTCGTAACTGCATTG GTCAAAAATACGCCATGTACGAACTGAGGGTAGTGATAGCCAATTTTCTTCGTTGGTTCCGCTTTTCCGTCTCCGATCCGTCTGCACCGCTAGAAGTACCTACCATTGCAATAATGCTAAAGCCAAAGAATGGCGTTCGCGTGATTGTCTCTAGGAGATCTAACCTCCCCTAA
- the LOC116926352 gene encoding LOW QUALITY PROTEIN: ferritin heavy chain (The sequence of the model RefSeq protein was modified relative to this genomic sequence to represent the inferred CDS: deleted 1 base in 1 codon), with translation MKSVVSILVLIVACVRFASAAKCSDHILSLKADFFSEDDGGIYDRTACSASFSNFHKYTPQVHVLINEHIAQSFVYSIMSSHFETDFENRLGFSKYMDGLADTMWQHAISLIKYAGKRGTGVAPVDTSNGLSIKNLNNGIKPWTEIEALALALDHHQTLAIKVHQLHSSAKDAAFGDFLENQFVSDHVSRIRELSGHLTNLVPMVQEESSKDLALYLFDQSLV, from the exons ATGAAGTCAGTCGTTAGCATTTTGGTCTTGATCGTAGCCTGCGTCCGTTTCGCCTCGGCTGCCAAATGTTCCGATCACATCCTGTCGTTGAAAGCCGATTTCTTTAGCGAAGATGATGGCGGCATTTACG ATAGGACTGCCTGCTCGGCTTCGTTCAGCAATTTCCACAAGTACACACCGCAGGTTCACGTCTTGATTAACGAACACATCGCACAGAGTTTCGTCTATTCCATCATG TCGAGCCACTTTGAGACGGACTTCGAGAACCGTTTGGGATTCAGCAAGTACATGGAC GGCCTGGCCGATACCATGTGGCAACATGCCATTAGTCTGATCAAGTATGCTGGAAAACGAGGAACGGGCGTGGCTCCCGTCGATACCAGCAACGGCCTTTCCATCAAAAAC TTGAACAATGGTATCAAGCCATGGACAGAAATAGAAGCCTTGGCATTGGCTCTCGATCATCACCAAACGTTGGCCATCAAAGTCCACCAACTGCACAGTTCGGCCAAGGATGCCGCC TTTGGAGATTTCTTGGAGAATCAGTTCGTGTCCGATCACGTCAGCCGAATTCGTGAACTGTCTGGTCATTTGACTAATCTCGTGCCGATGGTTCAAGAAGAAAGCAGCAAAGATTTGGCTCTCTACCTATTCGACCAGTCGTTggtttaa
- the LOC116926307 gene encoding zinc finger CCHC domain-containing protein 8 homolog, with protein MSSPGKKHETDEQSTVKIGDCDNHEIFFVIDEVGSEDGNEVSSGDEPQVLFIKGESCQVISENSLSGPSDNAYTAVKEAQEDDEKEIIPSDIASTPVKEEQEDDEPEIIFSSENPVVSLPVLRSESANTTPSETLTTKNDHSAVQENVPPNDNKPGIIFFEDASGMFCLDTTPEESKEKPMGPRFTREFSSTLKSEEDAVYSTGDGTKQDNRCFNCSGDHTMMNCPFPKNQKEISKNRSMFLKHQPRMNRYHVDKPSKFDHFTPGVISKELRNALGLRSSDIPLHVYQMRILGYPPGWIEHIKQYSSGLEMIDFASATSSSTEGIQKVTYDYDEIIDYPGFNVPVDRGVRDEWRYLNFPPMQDYNSKEVLIGNLKMHNNTQINSTEDSGTILDIIDMDTSIEDLEEQRKALLAELDQDDDNEENDVRNPTIEVSGDFADVCSLEESQSKNPTNEVVVERSIQTINLASPLSEELPVKDESTNIDDQNLSPKKSKLLAMGTPVSIRYSPYNTLPPRDKFAQNGCFGTMGELVLYENLPNSTGAFQKMRSLLQKVRKVFNKK; from the exons ATGTCGTCACCGGGAAAAAAGCACGAAACAGACGAACAGTCCACCGTTAAAATAGGTGACTGTGATAaccatgaaattttttttgtaatcgaTGAAGTCGGTTCTGAAGATGGTAATGAAGTGAGCAGCGGAGATGAGCCACAAGTTTTATTTATAAAAGGAGAATCTTGCCAAGTTATATCTGAGAACTCATTGTCAGGACCTAGTGACAATGCATATACTGCAGTTAAAGAAGCACAAGAAGATGATGAAAAGGAGATAATACCTAGTGATATAGCCTCTACTCCAGTTAAAGAAGAGCAAGAAGATGATGAACCTGAGATAATTTTTTCTAGTGAAAATCCAGTTGTTTCATTACCTGTTTTAAGATCAGAATCTGCTAACACAACACCAAGTGAAACATTGACTACCAAAAATGACCATTCT GCAGTTCAGGAAAATGTTCCACCCAATGATAATAAACCAGGGATAATTTTCTTTGAAGATGCATCTGGAATGTTTTGCTTGGATACTACACCAGAAGAAAGCAAAGAGAAACCAATGGGTCCAAGATTCACAAGA GAGTTCAGCTCAACTCTAAAATCTGAAGAAGATGCAGTATACTCTACGGGAGATGGCACTAAACAAGACAATAGATGCTTTAATTGTTCAGGTGACCACACCATGATGAACTGCCCATttccaaaaaaccaaaaagaaatttcaaaaaaccGTTCTATGTTTTTGAAGCATCAGCCAAGGAT GAATCGTTATCATGTTGACAAACCTAGCAAATTCGATCATTTTACTCCCGGCGTCATCAGTAAGGAGTTACGGAATGCTCTTGGCTTAAGAAGCTCAGATATTCCGTTACATGTGTATCAAATGCGGATTTTGGGATATCCCCCTGGATGGATAGAGCATATAAAACAGTATTCCTCTGGACTAGAAATGATCGACTTCGCATCAGCCACCTCATCTTCAACGGAAGGAATTCAAAAAGTAACTTATGACTATGACGAAATTATTGACTATCCTGGCTTCAACGTTCCGGTTGACCGTGGTGTGCGTGAT GAATGGCGTTATTTGAACTTTCCTCCCATGCAAGATTACAATTCCAAAGAGGTACTCATTGGGAATTTGAAGATGCATAACAATACGCAGATAAATTCAACAGAAGATTCTGGCACCATTTTG GATATTATTGATATGGACACATCCATAGAAGACCTCGAAGAGCAGCGCAAGGCCTTACTTGCAGAGTTGGATCAGGATGATGATAACGAAGAGAATGATGTTCGAAATCCGACCATCGAAGTATCCGGCGATTTTGCTGATGTTTGCAGCTTGGAAGAGAGCCAATCCAAAAATCCAACGAATGAAGTCGTCGTAGAGAGATCTATTCAAACAATCAATCTTGCATCTCCTTTGTCAGAAGAGTTGCCAGTGAAGGATGAAAGCACTAATATCGACGACCAGAACCTCTCTCCGAAAAAAAGCAAACTTTTGGCAATGGGAACGCCGGTCTCAATACGATATTCCCCTTACAACACCTTGCCACCAAGAGATAAATTTGCGCAAAATGGATGCTTTGGGACTATGGGCGAACTTGTATTGTATGAAAATCTTCCAAATAGCACCGGTGCTTTTCAAAAGATGCGATCTCTTCTTCAGAAAGTAAGGAAAGTCTTCAACAAGAAATAA
- the LOC116926337 gene encoding telomere length and silencing protein 1 homolog has product MEEIGNRDSSNVVQDFKFKKPKRKPLRQRIDVEGKDEDPSDGSDEIDVLTKLEETKELQKLRERPHGISAVALALGKKITIEEEVTVTDPFKVTTGGMADMKAVKAGKQSSSLVDDAYETGIGTQFSVETNTRDEDAEMMKYIEEQLAKRKGLMQEDEDKANKYLTPEEIAFSSVPEYLRMKSSIQSEEMLSNQMLSGIPEVDLGIEAKIKNIEATEEAKQKLLQERLRKKDGPSMFVPTNMAVNFVQHNRFNIEESGPPRKKRAEASVKPVVSVPVELPRRIDNASGKKEHDKASDDFYFEKFRRQFRR; this is encoded by the exons atggaagaaatcgGTAATCGTGATTCAAGCAATGTTGTACAAGATTTCAAATTCAAGAAACCTAAGAGAAAGCCTCTGAGACAACGCATTGATGTTGAAGGAAAAGACGAAGATCCTAGTGATGGTAGTGATGAAATCGACGTATT AACCAAGttggaagaaacaaaagagttGCAAAAACTGAGAGAAAGACCTCATGGAATCAGTGCTGTTGCTTTGGCACTTGGAAAAAAGATAACTATTGAAGAAGAAGTTACAGTG ACTGATCCATTTAAAGTCACAACGGGTGGAATGGCTGACATGAAAGCTGTTAAAGCTGGGAAACAAAGTAGTTCATTAGTGGACGATGCATATGAAACTGGGATAGGTACTCAGTTTTCAGTAGAGACAAACACTCGAGATGAAGATGCTGAAAT GATGAAATACATTGAGGAACAGCTTGCAAAAAGGAAAGGTCTAATGCAAGAAGATGAAGATAAAGCTAACAAATACTTGACGCCAGAGGAGATAGCCTTTTCCTCTGTACCTGAATACCTAAGGATGAAATCTAGTATCCAATCAGAAGAAATGTTATCCAACCAAATGCTTAGTGGGATTCCAGAAGTTGATCTAGGCATTGA ggcaaaaattaaaaacatagAAGCAACTGAAGAAGCCAAGCAAAAGCTACTACAAGAAAGATTGAGGAAAAAAGATGGCCCATCTATGTTTGTCCCAACTAACATGGCCGTTAACTTTGTTCAGCACAACAGAT TTAACATTGAAGAATCAGGTCCACCACGGAAAAAGCGTGCAGAAGCTTCTGTTAAACCAGTCGTCAGTGTTCCTGTTGAGTTACCTAGAAGAATAGACAATGCGAGTGGGAAAAAGGAGCATGATAAGGCGAGTGATGATTTTTATTTCGAAAAGTTTCGACGTCAGTTCCGAAGATGA
- the LOC116926288 gene encoding insulin-degrading enzyme, producing MILNSNRQTCRCTSCLSQTTANEDFKSHQKIVVHLKILRNFKPYCFLTVDIVNFARISCKVNLRSKILFGNLTLLTRQSSSSPIVKMDGNHSYKRWDNIVKSEQDKREYRGLMLKNEMKILLISDPSTDKSAAAMEVNVGHMCDPHDLPGLAHFCEHMLFLGTEKYPVENEYPRFLSEHGGSSNAFTASDHTNYYFDVVPLQLSAALDRFAQFFLTPLFTESATDREVNAVDSEHVKNIPSDAWRLSQLDKSTSNPNHPYSKFGTGNKDTLDTIPKERGIQVREELLKFHKKWYSANLMSLVVLGQESLDELEKLCVGLFSEVENKNVESPEWKEHPFGPENLQVKGLVVPVKDIRNLNITFPVPDMREHYETQPERYLSHLIGHEGPGSLLSELKSRGWVNSLMAGESSGAKGFAFFGINVDLTEDGIEHVDDIVTLAFQYLNMLRKLEPQKWVFDELEGLSRVQFRFKDKEKPQSYVCSLASKLQYYPMEEVISGDYSFKEWKPDLVTSVLDMLTPENIRIAVIGKKFESVADSKEVWYGTSYKLEKIDSKDIEAWKNAGLSEKLHMPHRNEFIPEKLDLVTREEPQPWPIILKNSQLSRVWFKQDTEFLLPKAVVYIEMFSPIAYLDPLRCSQVCLLASLFHDALNEFTYAAEVAGLGYALQSTKYGLQLSLKGYNDKLPTLLQKLIEKLTTFTVDPQRFRILKESYVRALQNFRAEQPYQHATYHTNMLLAERAWSKTDLLNSTDDLTVESLQSFIPFLFSQLHLEFLFHGNLTKQQAMDMVDTVESGLKTHFATKPLLPCQLIRDREVQMNNGANFLYCADNDVHATHCVETYLQLGLEDKRSNMLLELAMQILKEPCFNVLRTQEQLGYIVFSGVRRAHGVQGLRFIVQSEKPPTYVDGRIEAFLHSMEQTLKDMSAEEYERHKTALAVRRQEKPKQLSHRAVRYWSEITTGQYFFDRDDMEVEELMQITHQELLDFFASYVFHQSPLRRKMAVHILASNVSQEKAEPVVHTNGGVTLSQPPPQIRETELVEDVAAFKKSMPLFPLATPIDKNSVLAASAKAKL from the exons atgatccTCAATTCAAACCGTCAAACATGCAGATGCACAAGCTGTTTGTCGCAGACGACAGCAAATGAAGATTTTAAGAGTCATCAAAAAATAGTAGTACATCTTAAAATTTTACGAAACTTCAAACCGTATTGCTTCTTGACTG TCGATATAGTTAACTTTGCTCGAATATCCTGCAAGGTGAACTTGCGGTCCAAAATATTGTTTGGAAATTTGACCTTGCTTACCAG GCAAAGTTCTTCATCACCCATAGTCAAAATGGATGGAAATCATTCTTATAAACGGTGGGATAACATAGTAAAATCTGAGCAAGATAAAAGAGAATACAGGGGACTAATGTTGAAGAATGAGatgaaaattttacttataAGTGACCCTTCAACTGATAAATCTGCTGCTGCTATGGAGGTCAATGTTG GGCATATGTGTGACCCCCATGACTTACCAGGACTTGCTCACTTCTGTGAACATATGCTTTTTTTAGGAACAGAAAAATATCCAGTAGAAAATGAGTATCCACGATTTCTTAGTGAACATG GTGGAAGTTCCAATGCTTTCACAGCCTCAGATCACACCAATTATTATTTTGATGTTGTTCCCCTCCAGTTATCAGCTGCGTTAGATCGTTTCGCTCAGTTTTTCCTTACGCCGCTATTCACTGAGAGCGCAACAGATAGGGAAGTCAACGCCGTAGATTCCGAACATGTCAAAAATATCCCTAGCGACGCTTGGCGTCTTTCGCAGCTCGACAAATCGACTTCTAATCCCAATCATCCTTATTCAAAGTTCGGTACTGGTAACAAAGACACGTTAGACACAATTCCCAAAGAAAGAGGAATACAAGTTCGCGAAGAATTGTTGAAGTTCCATAAGAAATGGTATTCGGCAAATTTGATGTCCTTAGTTGTCTTAGGGCAAG AGTCACTAGATGAACTTGAAAAACTCTGCGTCGGATTGTTTTCCGAAGTTGAGAATAAAAATGTAGAATCACCTGAGTGGAAAGAACATCCGTTCGGTCCGGAAAACCTGCAAGTGAAAGGCCTGGTGGTCCCAGTCAAAGATATTCGTAACTTGAATATTACCTTCCCTGTACCTGACATGAGGGAACATTATGAAACCCAA CCGGAACGTTACCTTAGCCATTTGATTGGACACGAAGGACCGGGTAGTTTATTATCCGAACTAAAGAGTCGAGGATGGGTCAACTCGCTCATGGCAGGAGAAAGCAGCGGAGCTAAGGGTTTCGCCTTTTTCGGAATAAATGTCGATTTGACTGAAGATGGTATTGAGCATGTTGACGACATAGTAACCCTAGCTTTCCAA tACTTGAATATGTTAAGGAAGCTCGAACCTCAGAAATGGGTATTTGATGAATTAGAAGGTCTTTCCAGAGTGCAATTCCGcttcaaagacaaggaaaaGCCGCAGTCATATGTGTGCAGTCTAGCTTCGAAGCTTCAGTACTACCCCATGGAGGAAGTCATTAGTGGCGATTACTCTTTCAAAGAATGGAAACCAGATTTAGTCACATCTGTATTAGACATGCTGACACCAGAAAACATACG TATTGCTGTAATAGGTAAAAAGTTCGAATCTGTTGCCGATTCGAAGGAAGTTTGGTATGGGACGTCATACAAATTGGAGAAGATTGACTCCAAGGACATAGAAGCATGGAAGAATGCTGGGCTATCGGAAAAGCTGCATATGCCGCACCGTAACGAGTTTATCCCTGAAAAACTCGATTTAGTGACCAGAGAAGAA cctcAGCCATGGCCAATCATCTTAAAAAACAGTCAACTGAGTCGCGTGTGGTTCAAACAGGATACCGAGTTTCTGCTTCCCAAAGCGGTAGTCTACATCGAAATGTTCAG TCCTATAGCTTATTTGGATCCTTTGCGCTGCTCGCAAGTTTGTCTGCTCGCAAGCTTGTTCCATGATGCTTTAAATGAATTTACCTATGCGGCTGAGGTTGCTGGATTAGGCTATGCTCTTCAGAGTACCAAATATGGCCTCCAG CTGAGCCTCAAGGGTTACAACGATAAGTTGCCAACCCTATTGCAAAAGTTGATTGAAAAGTTGACAACATTTACGGTCGACCCCCAACGCTTCAGAATTCTTAAAGAGTCTTATGTTCGGGCATTGCAAAACTTCAG AGCTGAGCAGCCATATCAACATGCTACGTACCACACGAACATGCTTCTAGCGGAAAGGGCCTGGTCTAAAACGGATCTACTGAACTCCACCGATGATTTGACAGTGGAATCACTCCAGTCGTTCATACCGTTTCTCTTTTCCCAACTCCACCTGGAATTCCTATTCCATGGAAACCTTACTAAGCAG CAAGCCATGGACATGGTTGATACAGTAGAATCGGGCCTCAAAACTCATTTTGCTACTAAACCATTGCTTCCGTGCCAACTGATCCGCGACCGCGAAGTTCAAATGAATAACG GTGCCAACTTCTTGTACTGTGCTGACAATGATGTTCACGCCACGCACTGCGTCGAAACGTACCTACAACTCGGCTTAGAAGACAAGCGCTCCAACATGTTACTCGAACTTGCCATGCAAATCCTGAAGGAGCCTTGTTTCAATGTCCTGCGTACCCAAGAACAATTGGGCTACATCGTCTTTAGCGGCGTGAGAAGAGCCCACGGTGTTCAAGGCTTACGCTTCATCGTCCAGTCTGAAAAGCCAC CAACCTACGTGGATGGACGCATAGAGGCATTCCTGCACAGCATGGAG CAAACCTTGAAAGATATGTCGGCCGAAGAATATGAAAGACACAAGACTGCTCTAGCCGTGCGGCGACAGGAGAAACCCAAACAACTAAGCCACCGAGCCGTGCGTTACTGGTCAGAAATCACGACCGGGCAATACTTCTTCGACCGTGACGATATGGAAGTTGAGGAGCTGATGCAGATCACGCACCAAGAACTATTGGACTTTTTCGCTTCATATGTGTTTCACCAGTCACCATTGCGCCGTAAAATGGCCGTCCATATCCTGGCGTCGAACGTTTCGCAGGAGAAGGCCGAACCGGTGGTGCACACCAACGGAGGCGTCACCTTATCGCAGCCGCCGCCACAGATCAGAGAGACGGAACTCGTTGAAGACGTGGCCGCTTTCAAGAAAAGCATGCCTCTCTTCCCTTTGGCTACACCCATCGACAAAAATAGTGTTTTGGCAGCGTCAGCTAAAGCCAAATTGTAA
- the LOC116926347 gene encoding ferritin heavy chain: protein MAGMFMSQIAVILVALFGCANLVHAGKCSDHLLSLSADGWSDGYESASQYDFSACTAVFSTFERHLPQVHNLINEHIAQSFVYSIMSSHFDTDAENRLGFAKYLDHLADTMWHDAIALVKYTGKRGSSVAPILDDENTGLRLSANLNDGIKPWTEIEALALIQDHHHNLASKIHHLHGNTRDTSFSHFLENQFTSQHVERIRELAGHMTNLVPMYQETSGSDLALYLFDQSLA from the exons ATGGCCGGAATGTTCATGTCTCAAATTGCCGTCATTTTAGTGGCCCTGTTCGGCTGCGCCAACTTAGTTCATGCGGGCAAATGTTCCGATCATCTCCTCTCACTGAGCGCCGACGGCTGGAGCGATGGCTATGAATCCGCCAGCCAATACG ATTTTTCAGCTTGCACGGCCGTCTTCAGCACGTTCGAGAGACATTTGCCGCAAGTGCATAATTTGATCAACGAGCACATCGCTCAAAGCTTCGTTTACTCGATTATGTCGAGCCACTTTGACACGGACGCTGAGAACCGTTTGGGATTTGCTAAGTACCTGGACCACCTGGCCGATACAATGTGGCACGATGCCATCGCTCTAGTCAAGTACACTGGAAAGCGAGGCAGTTCCGTTGCTCCTATCCTGGACGATGAGAACACGGGCCTTCGTCTTTCCGCTAAT TTGAACGACGGTATCAAACCGTGGACTGAAATTGAAGCGCTCGCTTTGATCCAGGATCATCACCACAATTTGGCTTCCAAGATTCATCACCTTCATGGAAACACCCGAGATACTTCC TTTAGCCATTTCCTGGAAAACCAGTTTACTAGTCAGCACGTTGAACGCATCCGGGAGCTTGCAGGTCACATGACCAATTTGGTGCCCATGTACCAGGAGACGAGCGGCAGCGATTTGGCTCTTTACCTTTTCGATCAGTCACTTGCCtaa
- the LOC116926355 gene encoding ferritin subunit has protein sequence MKLNFFSATASALLVVLITQSAYASEKVSAQDYAYNVTCLNHLRSHIKRELQASVTYLAMAAWANHYAVQRPGLADFFFDSASEEREHGLKLLGYLRMRGHNELDILPSSLEPLNGKYEWENSLSALRQALKMEKDVTESIKKIIDYCADAEDHQLADYLTGDFMEEQLKGQRNIAGLANTLQGVLRKQPRLGEWIFDNNLSKSKAV, from the exons ATGAAGCTCAATTTCTTCTCCGCAACGGCATCGGCCCTGCTGGTGGTCTTGATTACTCAATCAGCTTATG CGTCCGAGAAAGTGTCAGCCCAGGATTACGCCTACAACGTCACATGTCTCAACCATCTCCGCAGTCACATCAAGCGTGAACTCCAAGCTTCTGTTACTTACCTGGCCATG GCGGCCTGGGCCAATCATTACGCTGTTCAGCGTCCAGGTTTGGCCGATTTTTTCTTCGACAGCGCTTCGGAAGAACGTGAACACGGTTTGAAACTGCTCGGTTACCTTCGTATGCGAGGACACAACGAACTTGACATCTTACCTTCATCTCTG GAACCCCTCAACGGCAagtacgaatgggaaaattcGCTGTCTGCTCTGCGCCAAGCGTTGAAGATGGAGAAAGACGTTACCGAGTCCATCAAGAAGATAATCGACTATTGTGCCGATGCTGAGGACCATCAA TTGGCTGACTACTTGACTGGTGACTTTATGGAAGAGCAACTCAAGGGACAGCGAAACATCGCCGGACTGGCAAACACCCTGCAGGGCGTGCTCCGGAAGCAGCCGAGACTTGGCGAATGGATCTTTGACAACAACTTGTCCAAATCAAAGGCCGTTTGA